In Ptiloglossa arizonensis isolate GNS036 chromosome 6, iyPtiAriz1_principal, whole genome shotgun sequence, the DNA window GTTTGTTCTATAACTATAATCACGATAAGTGAAAAGAATATCTTTTAAAaattcacttttattttaaatttacacaTAATTTCAGAAAGAAAATATCGATCCATATGTCGTATTGTATTCACTGATAGCTTTAGAAAAGTTTGCCCAAACAAGTGAGTATTAGTCATATAAATCTATACAAACAATTAAGATAACAATATTAATGTATTATGAATTACATTGCTTTTAAACTTTAAcaggtgaaaataaaataactatcAAGAAACGTTTAATGGCAGAGAAACCAAATCCACTGTTAGAATTGGAAAAATggacaacagaaactcgttaTGTACGCCGTCAAGTAGGTTTCTGTGCACAGTGGTGTTTAGATAACTTATGTGAGTGTTACATATTTATGCTACACACGATGATAAGAAATCTAAAAAGTAGAAAATTCAAAATGCATTAATATCTTCATTATTTCAGTTTTAATGGAAGGTAGGAAGTATTCTCATGATTCAGTTGATATGAGTGGTATTAATGTTATGTTGAATACAAAAGATGTAAGCGAGTACCTGAAAATATCGCCCAATGGTTTAGAAGTAAGTTTGTTTTATATAATACTTGTTTTATTAAAGAATGTTTATCGATTATaatttattcttcttattcttattaAAATCTTAGGCTCGATGTGATGCATACTCATTTGAAAGTGTACGATGCACATTTCAAGTTGATACAGGCATTTGGTATTATGAGACACTTGTAATAACTACTGGAGTGATGCAGATTGGATGGGCCACAAAAGATAGCACGTTTTTAAATCATGtaaaatttcacatttttaaTTCAAGGAATGCAATTAAAATCTACAAAAGAAATGATTTTAGTTATTCTACTTTGGTATTTTAGGAAGGGTTTGGTATAGGTGATGATGAATTTTCTTTGGCCTATGATGGTTGTCGTAGGCTCATTTGGTACAATGcaaaaagtgaaaaatattacgaAGGACCATGTTGGAAAGCTGGTGACATTTTAGGTTGTTTGTTAGACTTGAACaaattagaaataatattttctataaacgGTGTACCGCTCAAACCATGCGTCCAAGTTTTTAGGACAGtaaagtatgtatatttttgtctTCGTAGATTAATATAACGCGATTAagatttaaaatttgtacagagtaaaataatcgaaataattggtacgcgttaaaaattttttaggaCCGGATTTTTTGCAGCAGCCAGTTTTATGTCATTCCAGCAATGTCTTTTTAATTTTGGAAACGTACCATTTAAATATCCTCCTACTGATCGTGAATATCAAAAATTCAATGATTATGCTTCTTTGAAGCCAGAGGATAAGGTTGTGCTTCCTAGACACATATATTTAGAACAACTGAGAAAACTTAGCGTTAGAGAAGATTCTTGTACATTGTGTTTTGACCAAAGAGCTTCAGTAAGATTATTACCATGCAATCACAGGTAACTAAAGTGTTAATACGAGGACGCGGAAGTATAATTTTAAATCATCGAAAGACGTAATTGATTATATATTCAAATGTGatgcaaaaatgaataaaatgaatACTTTTTCAGAGGATTTTGCCAAACGTGTTCAAATCAGCTGGTAGAGTGTCCGATGTGCAGAGCTAGAATCGAAGAAGTAGCTCTTGATAATACATGACATCACATAAGCATACCGGCATTTCTTAATACTCTTCCGCTATCTTCCTCACATTACACAATTCTCAGGAACTGTCACGAGATAATCACACTTGCAGCACACTGTATGTGTCGTGTATTAGATATGACCATACTATACTATGCATTTCTTTTCTTACGATACAGTATTTTAAATCAAGAGAAGGACTACGAATCGATCACAGAAAGCAAAGTTACGTCGAAATACATCAAATTTCTGAATTGTATTATTCTGAATGTTGCTTTCAACTATGTAGatataatatacaaattattatattataaatttgaaaCAGCAAAGAATATCATCTTATGTCTATTGGCTGTGGAAACTACTTTCCCTGGGTTATACCTACAAATAGTTTGCATTTAATTAGATATCTTTAGTAAaatagtgaaataaaatttcaatattttttttacactgtAGACActgaaagaaataatatttgcaatttacatttaaactgccacaAATGTACGTTGTATATTTCCAATTTAATGTATGTGACTGGTTCACAATTATGTAGTAACTACTTTGTCCGTGTACTTAAAGTTCTTCTCTTTTAAATTATGAAAGTCTGCATTACCTGTTAATTGTACTTGTCTATATTGACAAACAAGTAACTAAATTTGTGCTACAATGTAAGATTTACCTTTGGGAACTGTAAAATATTACATCTTGTAgtatataatgaaaaaaaatcatatatatatataagctcATATTATTTTTTTGTGGAAACATAAAATGTTATAGTATGTATAACTTTGCAAAACTTTTCTATGAACCCTGCTGATTTTCATTCACAAAAACCTTTCCTACTTCTTAGGATACTaatttatgtattaaatatataagtcacaatttctatattatttgtattcataGCCTACAATCTTATTGCTTTGTAATAGATTAGAAATTATATATATGCGTTCCTTTCCCCCAATTTAGTTAACGTAATTTCACAATTATTTAAAACTAAGTCAGAActttgtgaaataaaattaaaatctgtcacattatattgtatatgtaattttaaatcCAATCTATTCAGTATTACTTAACAATCCCATACCGTGATAAGCACATAAGTAATCTGATTCACCAATTTTACgcaatttaaaaaacattgcAATAATAAGAACGTTCTACCCgtgatttattttttcccatCAATTAAAAATAGCGAATTGTACTCGTGTAACAGTCGAGCAGCATTTGCTTTCACTTTCAAAATTTAAGGAACCGTTGAAACGAGAATTAAAATTGGTAATATCGATATCTCCGCGAACAGATTAAAGAAACGATATCTCGATTCGGAAAGTTAAACGCGTGGCCACGAGGGCGCGTTGCAGTTTGTTACAACATGGCGGGTGAGTGAGTGCCTGTGGATCGAACGAGGCTGCCCGAAAACACGAGGGATTTTCAGCTAACCCGTGGTGTTTGTGGGTTTCAGGTACATCCTACATCCAGAAAGAAGACCTGGACGACTCAGACGAGGGTGAGTACTGACACGGAAATACATTTTTGATGGTTGTAAATGTGCGCGGAAGGGGTCGGCCGTTCGGCACGGTGGCCCCACCATCGAAGCATGCCAGTGTCTGGCGTGCGTGGCGGTGGCGTGGTCGTAAACTCACGCTCGTCTAAGTACGTTGTATCTCGCAAgcttttgaggttaggtcgacTTATCAACTTTATTGCCATCCATGACAGCGTAGTTCCGACACCTTCCAACGGGTGTCACGTTGCAGTTTGACTGCGAGCCGTATGTCACGCCGTGATTCTCACATGCGCGAACAGGAGACACGAGAGCGCCTCGATGGCGTTTTATCGGTTAGGGGGCGCCACGAAACTTGCCGCGCTGTGTTTACCTCGACCGTGGCagaaaaaagggagaaaagagaaaaagggcACGCGGTCGCTTTGCGTCCTCCTGTATTGTTCCTATTTTTCCTCGACGCTTTCCAGAAATTCCGCTACCGGTCGAAATAATATACATTTCCCAATATTTCTAGAACGGCTTTATTCCAACCTCTGTTCTTAACCTATGACCGACGATATgctatgacgtttaacgggCACGTATGTATATTGTTCTACTAACACGCGACAAGATTTATTTCGACCTTATCCGATATAAGAACACAAGAACCCTTAACCCaacttaacgtttaacgtttctaATTCGTGCGAACGAACGTGGGTTCTTTGTTCGtcggtataaaatattttccctgTTAAAACTAAGGCTATTTTTCGAGAGTACggtttcgaaatatcgattcgaTGCTCGATGAAAAAACATCGTTCGCTTCGTTTCGTCGGCCCACAATGTATACGTAAACCCCGTAGAAACGTGAAACTAATTAAATCGAGCACAGTGAAAGTATTCCGGAGGGCTGAAGTAAACAAAGAGTTAATGCGCGGTTATTCGCCTATCGGGGTTACTGATCTTTCGACTTCCATCTATTTACTAGTGCCATCTGTCGTGTACAAAACCAAACTGGATTATTAACTCGGGATACGAGCTTTTCACGAAAGCATCCGAGGATCGAAAATTCGAACACGTTACAAGCCTGACGTAATATCGAGATCGAGGGCGTTCCGTaaattctttcgtcgatcgatttatcGACGATAGGTAGACATCGGGGTCCGATCGTCAAAAATATATTGTACGAACACTTATCGGTGTACGCTGGACCCTGCGTCGATTGATAAAATCGACCATACCGATGCGGGACATTTaccttttctttctcgttctcgtatACACAAACTCCCTCACCAACTGTTGCTGCCAACTAACTGGTTGGCCCTAGTCGGTTTTATCTAACATTCCAGAGGTCGTTTATCAGCGTGGCTCACTTATATTTCCCAGCGCGACAAGATAGAAAAACATTCGGATCCGTGCCCTTCGATTCTACGAGGCAACGGTCCGATCGAAATCGCACTGATCTCGAAATTGTCGcgcgacactcgaccgattggtTCACGGAATCGTTCGATTCCTTATCGATCTCGAATCTCGGCTTCGGGTGACGTTGACAATTTCGCGCGGTAAATAAGTACGTTTACGCGCCTTTTCGTCGCCATCACGAATCAGAAAACGGTCGATTCTCAGTACCTCTCGGCGCGAATTATCGGCGATAATTGTCGGGAAGTGGACGTTTCTCGGTAACCTCGTGCAGATTCCTTTTACGTGAGTAATCCTTTACGATTCATAGCTCGCGTATCCTACTTGATGACGTGCAAAAGCAGCACGTGACACACTGCTTCCTGATTCATACTTCCTCTCGTGCTTTACTCGCCGCGCGTGAAATCATTATTATCTATCCTtcgtcttctattttttttttttcatacgtacgaatattttttctcgattcgttcgtttccgGCAACGTCGAACGAGTCACCGTTCACCGAGAaggaaaagaatataaaaaaaaaagcgtcTCGCGAGACACTCGAGTTCGGACTAACCTATAATTTACGTATAATATCGAAGCATCGATAATGAGGCGATCGCGCGGCTCGATGTTAGATTCGTTTCGTGAACGCTGAGAaacgttcgttgaatttttcgaagTCGGACATATGGCGAGATGGCTACAGGGAGCCACAGTAAACGATAGTAATCAGTCGCGATTATGCAAATTATTCGGTGACTGGCTGTGACAGCTAGCGGGGGCCGTACGTTTCTCGGGTATCAATGAATCCTTCTTTTGATTCGCGTGACAATATCGTCATATTTACGAGTCGCTTCGTAATTCTAGACCGGAGCACAAAGAGACCCCGAGTTTCACGCGCACGGACAACGTTGTCGAGCGATCGAATTCGTCGCaccgaaaaatacatataattaTACGAACGTGGAGGCGAGTTTACATTATAGGCGGTGGTCATTTTTCGAATGTTGAACTTACTGCGCGAGATCACGATCTGGACTCGACGCTTTCCGgttagtattgggttgttcggaaggtaatttcgttttccaaaatggagaatatataattcaataaaatgtttatacactctaaaataaaaaagtgttttattttcaccaaaaaaaaaagtacgaaatgactttccgaacaactcaatattatATTGCatgatttttgtttaaaaaaaaaacaccgatttgaaatttttatttcgttcgacatTGTTGGAACTCAAATGATTTTTACGAAGGAAACGTTTACGTTGAAATTGTTAGCTTCCAAGGTctcgattttcatttttttaatttttcacgcgcGTGCGTAGTAAATAATAACAGCGCGCGAATTGTTAAAAGTATCGCGTGTGATTGTATGCAAAATGATCGTCTCGACTCGAATTTGAAATCTTGAAGGTATTATTCGTATTTTGAAACGATTATGTGAGAGGAGGCTAAACTTTGAAGatctttgttttaattttacataattttgaaacgattgTGCACTATAAATAATATGGACAAGAATATCGTAAAACTAACTTCTttctaaaattactcaattattactgATGTCTTTGCTTGCAATATTCATAGATAATTGTTGAAATTGACAACCAATggtactcgtgaattaattcACTATTTCCCCATATAATTTCTATGATACGTACATGGTCTAATGCAAATAAGAATCACCGTGCTTTTAGTGTTAATTGTGTAAAAAATCCTGAAAAATTTCTCAGAAAAACCAAATTCTCTCGATTCGAATTCCAATTGAAATAACAATAGCCTCATTCTACGTAATTTCACACACGTGGGTAATGATTATTCACGAACGTggctataaaaaatattacaa includes these proteins:
- the LOC143148686 gene encoding RING finger and SPRY domain-containing protein 1, coding for MGNCLCKDTPEEHEVYSGRNHADVENTLSELNVDTVASCDVTATPFKFPTSSNIDKLVLETLGVIGSLVDNEQEPPPAMLKLHAIADKEDGWIQVVSSMVNVIPMHNPLGPSVITLLLDDCPLPSKESVLRLSHMFQLSQKLGNVQTSATQQRNICVVLGCIAEKLAGPSSIAILSDATLDYLVSNLKENIDPYVVLYSLIALEKFAQTSENKITIKKRLMAEKPNPLLELEKWTTETRYVRRQVGFCAQWCLDNLFLMEGRKYSHDSVDMSGINVMLNTKDVSEYLKISPNGLEARCDAYSFESVRCTFQVDTGIWYYETLVITTGVMQIGWATKDSTFLNHEGFGIGDDEFSLAYDGCRRLIWYNAKSEKYYEGPCWKAGDILGCLLDLNKLEIIFSINGVPLKPCVQVFRTVKTGFFAAASFMSFQQCLFNFGNVPFKYPPTDREYQKFNDYASLKPEDKVVLPRHIYLEQLRKLSVREDSCTLCFDQRASVRLLPCNHRGFCQTCSNQLVECPMCRARIEEVALDNT